One Pseudoalteromonas sp. UG3-2 DNA window includes the following coding sequences:
- a CDS encoding TorF family putative porin, which translates to MKNRSLLMLLGGLTACFCVSAQAEVTANIAASSNYYWRGITQTDDGAAVSGGLDYSNESGFYAGTWVSNIDFGDSASYEMDLYAGYAGEVKGMSFDFGYIHYGYPDASGDIDFGEIYAALGWQYFTFKLSHLATAQSDSTTEEDMLYAEVSASFPVFKDSELTLHLGRSSGDTVMEWTGEDDTYMDYGVSLSTQGFTFGLVKTDLNSGNDVKAYVSYGLDFNL; encoded by the coding sequence ATGAAAAACAGATCTTTACTTATGCTGCTCGGCGGCCTCACCGCGTGCTTTTGTGTCTCTGCTCAAGCGGAGGTCACCGCCAACATCGCTGCCAGCTCTAACTATTACTGGCGCGGCATCACGCAAACCGATGACGGGGCAGCCGTTTCTGGTGGCTTGGATTACAGTAATGAGTCAGGGTTTTACGCTGGTACTTGGGTGTCTAATATCGACTTTGGTGACTCGGCCAGCTATGAAATGGATTTGTACGCAGGGTATGCTGGTGAAGTTAAGGGCATGAGCTTTGATTTTGGTTATATTCACTATGGTTACCCAGATGCCAGTGGCGACATTGATTTTGGTGAAATCTATGCCGCCTTGGGATGGCAATACTTTACATTTAAACTCAGCCATTTAGCTACAGCACAAAGCGACTCGACCACGGAAGAAGACATGCTGTATGCCGAAGTGTCGGCCAGCTTCCCAGTGTTTAAAGACAGTGAGTTAACGCTGCACCTTGGCCGTTCAAGTGGCGACACGGTCATGGAGTGGACTGGTGAAGATGACACTTATATGGACTATGGTGTGAGCCTCTCGACGCAAGGCTTTACCTTTGGCTTAGTCAAAACCGACTTAAACAGTGGCAATGACGTCAAAGCTTATGTCAGCTATGGGCTCGATTTTAACTTATGA
- a CDS encoding AsmA family protein, whose translation MNRLVKIFGAIIALVVILIIAAPFLIPKQAIIDQVTTQVESVTGRTLSINGETQIGIFPTLRLELNQVSFANMASGSRPDMFTMEQLAIHIPWLSALSGEAKLERFVINNPDIILETDPQGNANWQLLATSGEQTPAAQSTAKGNMQLPEGLDVSLGEVAIYGGSVTYLDGVTGAQYQVSDLDISVMLSSLYQPLEVDGELTFQGQTFNLTTTLDNPANAIEGRTFQVEQQVKSALFELDYNGEIAEQGKVIGGQLALKGDSVKSLAQWQGVDLKAKDNAFNDFSLNAQMTMQEQVFTLESLEATLDELVIKGQSTVALSGKPDITATVDLGMLDLNPYLPEPVEKQQPQPESKDTPAQPIEWDDTAIDLSALNSLNANVQITATGLRARKIKLGANQISLVLNAGKATLSLDKFQAYEGQGNGKVIVNAATPPYAIETDFALTAINAEPLLTDAIGFDKVLGKGSLNWALTTQGVSQKQFVSALEGKLGFEFKDGGVKGANLAEMIRKGKDMLKGDFSSVSEGLNANFDPEQKTDFSAMSGTFVFTDGVGQNNDFSLASPLLRVTGEGTVDLPQTLVDYRVVTGIVDTIEGQASSDDSTGFKIPVRIKGPFHQVETSLDLKEAAKDKAKDKVKDKVKDKLKSLFGG comes from the coding sequence ATGAATCGGCTGGTTAAAATTTTTGGCGCTATTATCGCGCTTGTCGTTATCCTCATTATCGCTGCCCCGTTTTTAATCCCGAAACAGGCCATTATTGACCAAGTAACCACTCAGGTTGAGTCGGTAACTGGGAGAACGTTGAGTATTAATGGTGAGACCCAGATTGGCATCTTTCCAACATTACGCCTAGAGCTCAATCAAGTGAGCTTCGCTAATATGGCCAGCGGCAGTCGCCCAGACATGTTCACCATGGAGCAACTTGCTATCCATATTCCTTGGCTCAGTGCTTTATCTGGAGAAGCCAAGCTTGAGCGTTTCGTTATTAATAACCCAGACATAATTCTAGAAACAGACCCGCAGGGCAATGCCAACTGGCAGCTGCTAGCAACCAGTGGTGAGCAAACACCTGCGGCGCAAAGCACGGCAAAAGGGAACATGCAACTCCCTGAGGGCTTAGATGTTAGCCTTGGTGAAGTGGCCATTTATGGTGGCTCAGTGACCTACCTTGACGGGGTGACAGGGGCTCAGTATCAGGTAAGTGATTTAGATATTAGTGTGATGTTGTCTTCGTTATACCAACCGCTAGAAGTTGACGGTGAGCTGACCTTCCAAGGGCAAACGTTTAATTTAACTACCACACTCGATAACCCAGCAAATGCGATTGAGGGGAGGACCTTTCAGGTTGAGCAACAAGTGAAGTCGGCGCTGTTTGAGCTTGACTACAATGGCGAAATCGCTGAACAAGGCAAAGTTATTGGCGGTCAGTTAGCATTGAAGGGTGACTCGGTGAAATCACTGGCGCAGTGGCAGGGGGTTGATTTAAAAGCCAAAGACAATGCCTTCAATGACTTTAGCCTCAATGCTCAAATGACCATGCAAGAGCAAGTCTTTACGCTAGAGTCGTTAGAGGCGACTTTGGACGAGTTAGTAATTAAGGGGCAAAGTACAGTGGCGCTGTCTGGTAAGCCAGACATTACTGCGACCGTTGATCTGGGCATGTTAGATCTTAACCCTTACTTACCCGAGCCCGTGGAAAAACAGCAACCGCAGCCTGAATCAAAGGACACACCAGCTCAGCCTATTGAGTGGGATGACACGGCCATCGACTTATCTGCACTTAATAGTCTCAATGCCAATGTGCAAATCACTGCAACAGGACTGCGTGCAAGGAAAATAAAGTTAGGGGCAAACCAAATCAGTCTAGTGCTGAACGCCGGCAAAGCAACACTGAGCCTGGATAAGTTTCAAGCCTACGAGGGTCAAGGTAATGGCAAGGTTATTGTCAATGCGGCAACACCACCTTATGCCATCGAAACTGACTTTGCATTAACGGCAATCAATGCTGAGCCACTGTTAACCGACGCCATTGGTTTTGACAAAGTCTTGGGTAAAGGCAGTCTTAATTGGGCGCTTACCACCCAAGGGGTCAGCCAAAAGCAGTTTGTAAGTGCCTTAGAGGGTAAGTTGGGTTTTGAGTTTAAAGACGGTGGCGTAAAAGGGGCCAACCTTGCCGAGATGATCCGCAAAGGCAAAGACATGTTAAAAGGTGACTTTTCTTCTGTTTCTGAAGGCTTAAATGCCAATTTCGACCCCGAGCAAAAAACCGATTTCTCAGCCATGAGTGGCACGTTTGTCTTTACTGATGGTGTAGGTCAGAACAATGATTTCTCGTTGGCAAGCCCACTGCTACGAGTAACCGGAGAAGGCACCGTGGACTTGCCACAGACCTTGGTTGATTACCGCGTGGTTACTGGCATTGTTGATACCATTGAGGGGCAAGCCAGTAGCGATGACAGTACTGGTTTTAAAATTCCAGTGCGGATCAAAGGCCCATTCCACCAAGTTGAAACCAGCCTAGACCTAAAAGAAGCGGCAAAAGACAAAGCCAAAGACAAGGTTAAGGATAAGGTAAAAGATAAACTTAAAAGTTTGTTTGGTGGATAG
- a CDS encoding aldo/keto reductase: MKTPPRIIDPLVLGFWRLLDWQVTPQQNLSFLKQAIELGIRDTDHADIYGEYQCEAEFGKALAIEPSIREQIRIITKCGIKPAFPNLGLAGKANHYDSSKAHIIAQAQQSLKHFGTDRLDVLLIHRPDYLMDADEVADAFNTLKQNGDVLHFGVSNFTPSQFDLLQSRLDFSLVTNQIEFSPYEMKALDDGTLDQCQQRGINPMLWSPLAGGRIFSSEDEKAKRLRAVLQQVGEEIGSTEIDQVIYAWLAMHPSKPATVLGTGNITRVASAFTSQSLSMSREQWYRIWTASSGHSVP, from the coding sequence TTGAAAACACCCCCCCGAATCATTGACCCGCTGGTCTTAGGCTTTTGGCGGCTGCTGGATTGGCAAGTGACGCCGCAACAAAACTTGAGCTTTTTAAAGCAAGCTATTGAGCTTGGGATCCGGGATACCGATCATGCCGATATCTACGGTGAGTACCAGTGTGAAGCCGAGTTTGGCAAAGCGTTAGCTATTGAACCCAGTATTCGCGAGCAAATACGTATTATTACTAAGTGTGGTATTAAACCCGCATTTCCCAACCTTGGGTTGGCCGGAAAAGCCAATCACTATGATTCCAGTAAAGCGCATATTATTGCTCAAGCTCAGCAGTCGTTAAAACACTTCGGCACCGACAGGTTGGATGTCTTGTTAATACACCGCCCGGATTATCTGATGGATGCCGATGAAGTGGCTGATGCCTTTAATACGCTTAAGCAAAATGGTGATGTATTGCATTTTGGTGTCTCTAACTTTACTCCTAGTCAGTTTGATTTATTACAATCTCGGCTCGACTTTAGTTTAGTGACCAACCAAATTGAATTTTCACCCTATGAAATGAAAGCACTGGATGACGGCACGCTTGATCAGTGTCAGCAGCGTGGAATTAACCCTATGCTGTGGTCGCCATTGGCAGGGGGTAGAATATTCTCCAGTGAAGATGAAAAAGCCAAACGCCTGCGTGCGGTACTACAGCAAGTGGGTGAAGAGATTGGTAGCACTGAAATTGATCAAGTGATCTACGCATGGCTTGCCATGCATCCATCGAAACCTGCCACTGTACTGGGCACTGGAAATATTACTCGAGTTGCCAGCGCGTTTACTTCACAGTCACTTAGCATGAGTCGCGAGCAGTGGTATCGTATTTGGACAGCTTCAAGCGGTCATAGCGTACCTTAG
- the purT gene encoding formate-dependent phosphoribosylglycinamide formyltransferase, with the protein MKIKPLGTPFSNTACKVLLCGGGELGKEVVIEFKRLGAEVIVLDRYENAPAMQVADRSYTLSMLDGDKLKAIIEQEQPDYIVPEIEAIATAELVALEAQGYTVVPSARATQLTMNREGIRRLAAEELGLDTSPYQFVDTLEEFKAAVATIGMPCVVKPIMSSSGKGQSVIHSITDIEPAWHYAQQGGRAGQGRAIVEGFVDFDYEITLLTVRHIEGTSFCEPIGHVQQDGDYQQSWQPQDMSELALERSKAMAEKITVALGGRGVFGVELFIKGDEVYFSEVSPRPHDTGMVTLISQDLSEFALHARAILGLPIPTIHFNGPSASSVILVEGESQQVQFNHIAQALAEPLTDIRLFGKPEVSGKRRMGVALARSDSAESAVEKAKHVVEKIGVTL; encoded by the coding sequence AACACCGCGTGTAAGGTTTTACTGTGCGGTGGTGGCGAGTTAGGCAAAGAAGTGGTTATCGAGTTTAAGCGTTTGGGTGCCGAAGTGATAGTGCTTGATCGCTACGAAAACGCGCCAGCGATGCAGGTGGCGGACCGCAGCTATACCTTGTCGATGCTAGACGGCGACAAGCTCAAAGCGATTATTGAACAAGAGCAGCCCGACTATATTGTCCCTGAAATAGAAGCTATCGCGACAGCCGAGCTCGTGGCGTTAGAAGCCCAAGGTTACACCGTAGTGCCAAGTGCTAGAGCTACGCAACTAACCATGAACCGCGAGGGGATCCGCCGCTTGGCAGCGGAAGAATTGGGGTTGGACACTTCGCCCTATCAATTTGTCGATACGCTGGAAGAGTTTAAAGCTGCGGTAGCAACTATCGGCATGCCCTGTGTGGTGAAGCCAATTATGAGCTCTTCGGGCAAAGGCCAAAGTGTTATCCACAGTATCACAGATATCGAGCCGGCTTGGCATTACGCTCAGCAAGGCGGAAGGGCTGGACAAGGGCGAGCTATTGTTGAGGGCTTTGTCGACTTCGATTATGAGATCACCTTGCTAACCGTACGCCATATCGAAGGCACCAGTTTTTGTGAGCCCATTGGACATGTGCAACAAGATGGCGATTATCAGCAAAGCTGGCAACCACAAGATATGTCTGAGCTGGCGCTTGAGCGCAGTAAAGCGATGGCAGAAAAGATCACTGTAGCACTCGGTGGCAGAGGGGTATTTGGAGTAGAGCTGTTTATTAAAGGTGATGAAGTTTACTTTAGCGAAGTTTCACCAAGGCCGCATGATACCGGTATGGTTACGCTTATCTCGCAAGATTTAAGTGAATTTGCGCTACATGCTCGGGCAATTTTAGGTTTGCCTATCCCCACCATTCACTTCAATGGACCATCGGCATCCAGTGTGATCCTGGTTGAGGGAGAGTCTCAACAAGTACAATTTAACCATATTGCACAGGCTCTAGCAGAACCTTTAACTGATATTCGCTTGTTTGGTAAACCCGAGGTAAGCGGCAAGCGCCGCATGGGCGTGGCGTTAGCGCGTTCAGATTCTGCTGAAAGTGCAGTAGAGAAGGCCAAGCATGTGGTGGAAAAAATAGGAGTAACGCTTTGA
- a CDS encoding TorF family putative porin translates to MSRITKAEYKGYSALAISFCLSAQAEVTANIAASSNYYWRGITQTDDGAAVSGGLDYSNESGFYAGTWVSNIDFGDSASYEMDLYAGYAGEVKGMSFDFGYIHYGYPDASGDIDFGEIYAALGWQYFTFKLSHLATAQSDSTTEEDMLYAEVSASFPVFTDSELTLHLGRSSGDTVMEWTGEDDTYMDYGVSLSTQGFTFGLVKTDLDSGDDLKAYVSYGLDFNL, encoded by the coding sequence ATGAGCCGAATAACAAAAGCCGAGTACAAAGGTTACTCGGCCCTAGCCATAAGCTTTTGCCTTTCTGCTCAAGCGGAGGTCACCGCCAACATCGCTGCCAGCTCTAACTATTACTGGCGCGGCATCACGCAAACCGATGACGGGGCAGCCGTTTCTGGTGGCTTGGATTACAGTAATGAGTCAGGGTTTTACGCTGGTACTTGGGTGTCTAATATCGACTTTGGTGACTCGGCCAGCTATGAAATGGATTTGTACGCAGGGTATGCTGGTGAAGTTAAGGGCATGAGCTTTGATTTTGGTTATATTCACTATGGTTACCCAGATGCCAGTGGCGACATTGATTTTGGTGAAATCTATGCCGCCTTGGGATGGCAATACTTTACATTTAAACTCAGCCATTTAGCTACAGCACAAAGCGACTCGACCACGGAAGAAGACATGCTGTACGCCGAAGTGTCGGCGAGTTTCCCGGTATTTACTGACAGTGAGCTAACGCTGCACCTTGGCCGTTCAAGTGGCGACACGGTCATGGAGTGGACAGGTGAAGATGACACTTATATGGACTATGGCGTGAGCCTCTCGACGCAAGGCTTTACCTTTGGCTTAGTTAAAACCGACTTAGACAGTGGCGATGACCTCAAAGCCTATGTCAGCTACGGACTCGATTTTAATTTATGA